The following are encoded together in the Bacillus cereus group sp. RP43 genome:
- a CDS encoding DUF1775 domain-containing protein, with protein sequence MKRIKKLGTTMIATIIAMGIFSLPVSAHVTVKPATSDVSSWETYTIKVPVEKNMATTKVTLKIPSGVEFQQYEPVPGWKVEEQKDAAGKVKTVIWEATGEGILPGQFQRFTFVAKNPDKEQQIAWNAYQQYKDGEIVEWTGDEKAEKPHSLTTIAKGTSLTGEHGEVSNVKENAGTINMQTIAIVLSTLAIVSSVGTCIFVVRRKK encoded by the coding sequence ATGAAACGTATAAAAAAATTAGGAACAACAATGATAGCAACAATAATTGCAATGGGAATTTTTTCGTTACCTGTTAGTGCTCACGTAACTGTAAAACCAGCAACTTCTGACGTTAGCTCTTGGGAGACTTACACAATAAAGGTACCTGTTGAAAAGAATATGGCTACAACAAAAGTCACACTGAAAATACCGTCTGGAGTCGAGTTTCAACAGTACGAGCCAGTGCCAGGGTGGAAAGTGGAAGAACAAAAAGATGCAGCTGGAAAAGTTAAAACTGTAATATGGGAAGCAACAGGAGAAGGGATTTTACCTGGTCAGTTCCAACGATTTACTTTCGTTGCTAAAAATCCAGATAAAGAGCAACAAATAGCTTGGAATGCATATCAACAATATAAAGATGGAGAAATTGTTGAATGGACAGGCGATGAGAAAGCTGAGAAGCCGCATTCACTTACTACGATTGCAAAAGGTACATCATTAACAGGAGAACATGGTGAAGTATCTAATGTGAAAGAGAATGCAGGTACAATTAATATGCAAACAATAGCAATTGTCTTATCTACTTTGGCGATTGTATCGTCAGTGGGTACTTGTATTTTTGTAGTACGTCGTAAAAAATAG
- a CDS encoding AI-2E family transporter, translating into MNEVKNFFRSRGFQRFLVLIILVLVLYGLKSMINLILITFILTFLMDRFQKFISKKLKVNRKVVIACLYIVLVTFIVTTLYKYLPVLTIQISQLIYQFKLFFQNPPDNEIIKYALSTINGMEVSKYIEQGVDVIYQSIANIGKVSLQILLSLILSLFFLLEKERIIAFTSKFKDSKLKIFYEEIAYFGERFARSFGKVIEAQFLIAVVNCVLTVIALVILGFPQLLVLAVMVFLLGLIPVAGVIISLFPLCIIAYNVGGVMYVVYILVFITIIHALESYFLNPKFMSAKTNLPVFYTFMILIFSEHFLGIWGLIIGIPIFIFLLDVLDVNNDKSIKSNK; encoded by the coding sequence ATGAATGAAGTGAAAAATTTCTTTCGAAGTAGAGGGTTTCAACGGTTTCTCGTTTTAATAATATTAGTGCTTGTATTATATGGATTAAAAAGTATGATTAATTTAATATTAATTACGTTTATTCTCACGTTTTTGATGGATCGATTTCAAAAGTTTATTTCAAAAAAATTGAAAGTAAATAGGAAAGTGGTTATTGCTTGTTTATATATTGTATTAGTGACGTTTATTGTAACTACACTATATAAATATTTGCCTGTACTAACGATACAAATTTCACAATTAATTTATCAATTTAAATTGTTTTTTCAAAACCCACCTGATAACGAGATAATTAAATATGCACTTTCGACAATTAATGGAATGGAAGTATCGAAATATATCGAACAAGGTGTAGATGTCATTTATCAATCGATAGCAAACATAGGAAAAGTCAGTTTACAAATACTACTTTCTCTTATTTTAAGCTTATTTTTCTTATTAGAAAAAGAACGTATTATAGCATTTACTTCGAAATTTAAAGATAGTAAGCTGAAAATATTTTATGAGGAGATTGCATATTTCGGTGAAAGATTTGCAAGATCGTTCGGAAAAGTGATTGAAGCACAGTTTTTAATTGCGGTTGTAAATTGTGTGCTCACTGTAATTGCACTTGTCATTTTAGGATTTCCACAGCTTCTTGTATTGGCTGTCATGGTCTTTCTACTCGGTTTGATTCCAGTTGCTGGTGTTATTATTTCCTTGTTTCCACTTTGTATCATTGCCTATAACGTCGGCGGGGTTATGTATGTTGTATACATACTAGTATTCATTACAATAATCCATGCTCTTGAAAGTTATTTTTTAAATCCAAAATTTATGTCTGCAAAAACGAATTTGCCTGTCTTTTATACATTTATGATTCTCATCTTTTCAGAGCATTTCCTCGGAATATGGGGGCTTATTATTGGGATACCGATCTTTATCTTTTTATTAGATGTACTTGACGTAAATAATGATAAATCGATTAAAAGTAATAAGTGA
- a CDS encoding FAD-dependent monooxygenase encodes MIQTMSVLISGASIAGPALAYWLQRHGFDVTVIERAPALRTGGYGVDIRGAAITVLKGMNILDQVRAADTNMTGVYFVNSKGKFEGQISEASMGNQQGLDIEIMRDDLSNILYDLTKDTVEYIWGDSITAIHETEAGVEVQFIHGKPQKFDLVIGADGLHSNVRTLTFGDEAQFKRTLGCYISIFNLENYLNLDHHQLLYTIPGKTVGMYSARDNTEARGMFLFQSEALKYDRYDIESQKKLVENAFLGQTGWETSQLLKTMRDATDFYFDEICQIHMPTWSKGRVTLVGDAAYGPSPLSGQGSSLAIVGAFVLAGELKAADGDFARAFIAYEQKMRKFVEKNQKIGLIAAGSMVEKSNFKIFLRNLMLRIPTIMVVQFKMISKMIAKAANGIELKDY; translated from the coding sequence ATGATACAAACGATGAGCGTCCTTATTTCTGGTGCGAGCATTGCCGGCCCGGCACTCGCTTACTGGCTTCAACGCCACGGATTCGACGTGACTGTAATAGAACGTGCACCAGCATTGCGCACGGGTGGTTACGGGGTGGATATCCGTGGTGCAGCTATTACGGTGCTTAAGGGGATGAACATACTTGATCAAGTTCGTGCAGCTGACACGAACATGACTGGTGTTTATTTCGTGAACAGCAAGGGCAAGTTCGAAGGTCAAATAAGCGAAGCGAGTATGGGGAACCAGCAGGGTCTGGACATAGAAATCATGCGTGACGATCTTAGTAACATTTTGTACGATTTAACCAAGGATACGGTTGAATACATTTGGGGCGATTCGATTACCGCTATACATGAGACTGAAGCTGGTGTAGAAGTTCAATTTATTCATGGCAAGCCACAGAAATTTGACCTGGTCATCGGTGCGGACGGGCTCCATTCTAATGTGCGCACCTTAACTTTTGGCGACGAAGCACAGTTTAAACGTACGCTTGGCTGTTATATCTCAATTTTTAACCTCGAGAATTACCTCAACCTCGACCACCACCAGCTGCTTTATACGATACCAGGCAAAACAGTAGGTATGTATAGTGCTCGTGACAATACCGAAGCAAGGGGGATGTTCTTGTTCCAATCAGAGGCATTGAAGTATGACCGCTATGATATAGAATCTCAAAAGAAACTTGTAGAAAATGCCTTCTTAGGCCAGACAGGTTGGGAAACCTCGCAGCTACTCAAGACCATGAGAGATGCGACAGACTTTTATTTTGACGAGATATGCCAGATTCACATGCCGACATGGTCAAAGGGGCGGGTAACATTGGTAGGCGATGCAGCGTATGGCCCATCACCTTTATCGGGTCAAGGTTCTAGCCTGGCGATTGTCGGGGCTTTTGTATTAGCTGGTGAACTCAAAGCTGCAGATGGCGACTTCGCCCGTGCATTTATTGCCTATGAACAAAAAATGAGAAAGTTTGTTGAGAAAAATCAAAAGATAGGATTAATAGCTGCCGGGAGTATGGTTGAAAAATCAAACTTCAAAATCTTTCTTCGCAACTTAATGTTGCGTATACCAACCATTATGGTTGTACAATTTAAGATGATTTCGAAAATGATAGCGAAAGCTGCTAACGGGATAGAGCTGAAAGATTATTGA
- a CDS encoding DsbA family oxidoreductase, producing MTVKMKVYSDFICPFCFLAKGPLDEVAKEKDVEIEWMPFELRPSPYSKIDPWNEPDKLGSWDAFILPTAKKLGIEMRLPRVSPHPYTHLAFEGCQFAKELGLGNEYHHRVFTAFFQEEQNIEDIDVLTKLAVEVGLPEAEFKDALVTRKYKEKHQEAIQHAYDEANIMAVPTVMIGDEVIQGLASKETLQRVIDKEIEKDKTNSFEGMKCNTDGYC from the coding sequence ATGACTGTAAAAATGAAAGTATACTCAGATTTTATATGTCCGTTTTGTTTTTTAGCAAAAGGTCCGTTAGATGAAGTAGCGAAAGAGAAAGATGTAGAGATTGAATGGATGCCATTTGAATTACGTCCAAGTCCATATTCTAAAATAGATCCTTGGAACGAACCGGATAAGTTAGGTTCATGGGATGCTTTCATTCTTCCTACTGCAAAGAAATTAGGAATTGAAATGCGCTTACCACGTGTTTCGCCGCATCCATACACACATTTAGCTTTCGAAGGATGTCAATTTGCGAAAGAACTGGGACTTGGAAATGAGTATCATCATAGAGTATTTACAGCGTTTTTCCAAGAAGAACAAAACATTGAGGATATTGATGTTTTAACAAAATTGGCGGTAGAAGTAGGGCTTCCTGAAGCTGAATTTAAAGATGCTTTAGTAACTCGTAAATATAAAGAAAAGCATCAAGAAGCAATTCAGCATGCATATGATGAAGCGAATATTATGGCGGTACCAACTGTCATGATTGGTGATGAAGTCATTCAAGGGCTTGCTAGTAAAGAAACGTTACAAAGAGTAATTGATAAAGAAATTGAAAAAGATAAAACAAATTCATTTGAGGGAATGAAATGTAATACGGATGGATATTGTTAA
- a CDS encoding L-lactate dehydrogenase: protein MKKGINRVVLVGTGAVGCSYAYCMINQAVAEEFVLVDVNEAKAEGEAMDLSHAVPFAPAPTKVWKGSYEDCKDADLVVITAGLPQKPGETRLDLVEKNAKIFKQIVRSIMDSGFDGIFLIATNPVDILTYVTWKESGLPKERVIGSGTTLDSARFRYMLGEYFDIGPHNIHAYIIGEHGDTELPVWSHVSIGIQKLETLLEKDNTYNQKDLDDIFINVRDAAYHIIERKGATYYGIGMSLLRVTKAILNNENSVLTVSAYLEGQYGQQDVYIGVPAVLNRGGVREILEVELSEEEELKFDHSVQVLKETMAPVL, encoded by the coding sequence ATGAAAAAAGGTATTAACCGTGTTGTATTAGTAGGAACAGGAGCAGTTGGATGTAGTTATGCTTACTGTATGATTAACCAAGCTGTAGCTGAAGAATTTGTTTTAGTTGATGTAAATGAAGCAAAAGCTGAAGGAGAAGCAATGGACTTAAGCCATGCCGTTCCTTTCGCACCAGCTCCAACAAAGGTTTGGAAAGGTAGTTATGAAGATTGTAAAGACGCAGATCTTGTTGTAATTACAGCTGGATTACCACAAAAGCCAGGTGAAACACGCTTAGATTTAGTTGAGAAAAACGCTAAAATTTTCAAGCAAATTGTTCGTAGCATTATGGATAGCGGCTTTGACGGTATCTTCTTAATCGCAACAAACCCTGTAGATATTTTAACTTACGTAACTTGGAAAGAATCTGGATTACCGAAAGAACGCGTAATCGGTTCTGGTACAACTCTTGATTCTGCTCGTTTCCGCTATATGTTAGGTGAGTACTTCGATATTGGACCTCATAACATTCACGCTTACATTATCGGAGAGCACGGTGATACAGAACTTCCTGTTTGGAGTCACGTATCAATTGGCATTCAAAAACTAGAAACACTTCTTGAAAAAGACAACACATATAACCAAAAAGATTTAGATGATATTTTCATAAACGTGCGTGATGCAGCTTACCATATTATTGAACGAAAAGGTGCTACATACTACGGTATCGGCATGTCACTTTTACGTGTCACGAAAGCAATCTTAAACAACGAAAACAGCGTATTAACTGTATCAGCATACCTTGAAGGTCAATACGGCCAACAAGATGTTTATATTGGCGTACCTGCTGTCTTAAACCGCGGAGGCGTTCGTGAAATTTTAGAAGTGGAATTAAGTGAAGAAGAAGAATTAAAATTCGATCACTCTGTTCAAGTATTGAAAGAAACAATGGCTCCTGTTCTTTAA
- a CDS encoding tyrosine-type recombinase/integrase → MGNKKLTFVLFIIYVLALYNEESPILNFIAEELGSLINFLNFVKRHSYATYMINNGAPLEVIKSLLGHEKNETTRIFAQLSGKLRHNFYIKYF, encoded by the coding sequence TTGGGAAATAAAAAATTGACATTCGTATTATTCATAATCTATGTATTAGCACTTTATAACGAAGAAAGCCCAATTCTCAATTTTATTGCCGAGGAATTGGGCTCTTTAATAAATTTCCTTAACTTTGTAAAACGTCACAGCTATGCTACATATATGATTAACAACGGTGCGCCACTTGAAGTAATAAAAAGCTTACTTGGTCATGAGAAGAATGAAACCACGAGAATATTTGCTCAGCTGAGCGGAAAGTTGAGACACAATTTTTATATTAAATATTTTTGA
- a CDS encoding copper resistance protein CopC — protein sequence MSVKVMRRLGAWLLIACVLIILIPKSASAHAYVVKSNPAENETLKKAPTVVKIEFDEDIQVSHFNTLLVRDTSGKRVDLKDAHIDKRNKKLLEAGLKENLKDGLYSIQWKAISADGHPIQGVIPFRVGLVEAGADDVQVEEMGYVPQIDMIMERGVLYTSFSLFLGVLFFNLIIYKGNAIEVHSRSKRIIWISLIGIFISLLFNLPLQAKINADVSWLEAFDPLLLKETLQLSVFGYVWITQMALISLLMIVTYFAVKREKLSSFKVWSIPILLFIGLLVMKAFNSHAFGLKFKDIAVVMDFLHLFAASLWVGGLSSIILLLRKEDDKWTKYWDAIKRFSPWATGAVIVILLTGLFNSTFFIPTIHSLFDTKYGLALLAKILLFVFMGILGIIHYVKGKMRAQQGLGATVKIEFIIGIIVFIIVAFMTNIQTPPMPPTGPFTESKQLDNGYELTLHVSPNKVGQNTFHITLKDENGQPVTDMEQIVLTTQSLDMNMGKGSFKVSAVSPGEYEAEGMYINMTGNWNIHVHGLTKSLDSFDIDYKFIVGGR from the coding sequence ATGAGTGTGAAAGTAATGAGAAGGTTAGGGGCATGGCTATTAATAGCATGTGTGCTTATTATATTGATACCAAAAAGCGCGTCTGCTCATGCGTATGTTGTGAAATCAAATCCTGCTGAAAATGAAACGTTGAAGAAAGCACCAACTGTCGTGAAAATTGAATTTGATGAGGATATACAAGTTTCACATTTTAATACATTGTTAGTAAGAGATACTTCAGGTAAAAGAGTAGATTTAAAAGATGCTCATATTGATAAAAGAAATAAAAAATTATTAGAGGCAGGGTTAAAAGAGAATCTTAAAGACGGTCTCTATTCTATTCAATGGAAAGCTATTTCAGCTGATGGACATCCAATTCAAGGAGTTATTCCGTTTCGTGTTGGGTTAGTCGAAGCGGGAGCAGACGATGTACAAGTAGAAGAGATGGGGTATGTCCCGCAAATCGATATGATTATGGAACGCGGGGTTCTATATACAAGTTTCTCACTATTTTTAGGAGTCCTATTCTTTAATCTTATTATATATAAAGGGAATGCAATAGAAGTTCACTCAAGGAGTAAGAGAATAATATGGATATCATTAATTGGTATATTCATTAGCTTACTATTCAATCTACCATTGCAAGCGAAAATAAATGCTGATGTTTCGTGGTTAGAAGCATTTGATCCACTATTATTAAAAGAAACATTGCAACTATCTGTTTTTGGTTACGTATGGATCACTCAAATGGCTCTTATTAGTCTGCTTATGATTGTTACTTACTTTGCGGTGAAGCGTGAGAAACTTTCGTCGTTTAAAGTATGGAGCATTCCAATATTACTGTTTATTGGGTTACTCGTTATGAAAGCCTTTAATAGTCACGCATTTGGCTTGAAGTTTAAAGACATTGCTGTCGTTATGGACTTTCTACATTTATTCGCAGCTTCGTTATGGGTTGGCGGTCTATCATCGATTATTCTTCTTTTACGTAAAGAGGATGACAAGTGGACTAAGTATTGGGATGCAATTAAGCGTTTTTCACCATGGGCAACAGGTGCTGTCATAGTAATTTTATTAACGGGTCTTTTTAACAGTACATTTTTTATTCCCACGATTCATTCCTTATTTGATACGAAGTATGGATTAGCCTTATTAGCAAAGATACTTTTATTCGTTTTCATGGGAATATTGGGAATTATTCATTATGTGAAAGGGAAAATGCGAGCCCAGCAAGGATTAGGAGCTACGGTGAAAATAGAGTTTATCATTGGAATTATCGTTTTCATAATCGTAGCTTTTATGACAAACATACAAACACCGCCAATGCCTCCTACTGGCCCTTTTACAGAGAGTAAACAATTAGATAATGGATATGAACTTACTTTACATGTAAGCCCTAATAAGGTAGGACAGAATACATTCCATATTACATTGAAGGATGAGAATGGACAGCCTGTTACTGATATGGAACAAATTGTATTGACGACTCAATCTTTAGATATGAATATGGGCAAAGGTTCATTTAAAGTTTCGGCAGTGTCACCGGGAGAATATGAAGCTGAAGGAATGTATATTAACATGACAGGAAACTGGAATATACATGTTCATGGGTTAACAAAATCCCTTGATAGTTTCGATATAGATTATAAATTTATTGTAGGGGGCAGATAA
- a CDS encoding GNAT family N-acetyltransferase: MKKYEFKNNIPTLEEYKYLCESVGWTNYMNFEVVETSLKNSIHCITVKDNEQIVGMGRIVGDGAIYFYIQDIVVHPDYQKNGIGKKIMHILVEYLNQNAPDKAFVGLFASQGKESFYEKYDFKDYSPNMTGMFTVLSKK; this comes from the coding sequence TTGAAGAAATATGAGTTTAAAAATAACATTCCAACATTGGAAGAGTACAAATATTTGTGCGAGTCTGTTGGATGGACTAATTATATGAATTTTGAAGTAGTGGAAACATCACTGAAGAATTCTATCCACTGCATCACAGTCAAGGATAATGAACAAATTGTGGGCATGGGGAGAATTGTTGGTGATGGGGCTATCTATTTCTATATTCAAGATATAGTGGTTCATCCAGATTATCAGAAAAATGGTATTGGGAAAAAAATAATGCATATCTTGGTTGAATACTTAAATCAGAATGCACCTGATAAGGCGTTTGTCGGTTTGTTTGCATCACAAGGTAAAGAATCTTTCTATGAAAAATATGATTTTAAAGATTACTCACCGAACATGACGGGGATGTTTACTGTCCTTTCAAAAAAATAA
- a CDS encoding VOC family protein has product MKKTIDHIGIAVRDIDSTIQFYEKVLSGTLIDRYVSEAPGVESEVAILEVDGDRIELLAPTNNTTSPIARFIKQKGKGVHHVAYRVDDLDVALEELKEQGIRTLEHTLRINKHGRRLIYLNPADTEGTIIEYCDYPEEK; this is encoded by the coding sequence ATGAAAAAAACAATTGATCATATCGGCATCGCAGTTCGTGATATAGATAGTACGATACAGTTTTATGAAAAGGTTTTATCAGGAACTTTAATAGATCGATACGTAAGTGAAGCACCTGGTGTTGAAAGTGAAGTAGCTATTCTTGAAGTTGATGGTGATAGAATCGAATTACTTGCGCCAACGAATAATACAACTTCGCCAATAGCACGATTTATAAAGCAAAAAGGTAAAGGTGTTCATCATGTTGCGTATCGTGTAGATGATTTAGATGTAGCTTTAGAAGAATTAAAGGAACAAGGTATTCGAACGTTAGAACATACGCTTCGCATCAATAAGCATGGTAGACGATTAATTTACCTTAACCCAGCGGATACAGAAGGGACAATTATTGAGTATTGTGATTATCCGGAAGAGAAATAG
- a CDS encoding LysR family transcriptional regulator, translating to MTITQLQVLIKTVELGSFTKAAKALNMTQPAVSHAISSIESELDITILIRDKREGLIVTDVGERILVHIREILNGIEKIEQEVAMEKGHEVGTIRIGSFPSASAHFLPKMINLFKEKYPNLEVVLCEGTIKEVEDWLVSRVVDIGIVILPNKDMEIVPLTKGKMVVILREDHPLCKKDSITISDLENEPIILCKGGYEPPIFDMFKQANVPLRAEYIISTVTTALNMIQEGLGLAILAELSLTSLPKNIQTRELEPQVWREIALAVPSLKDSSLAVQLFIEEFQELFAE from the coding sequence ATGACCATTACACAACTACAAGTTTTGATTAAAACGGTTGAATTAGGTAGTTTTACGAAAGCAGCAAAAGCACTTAATATGACACAGCCTGCTGTCAGTCATGCCATTTCAAGTATTGAGTCAGAATTAGATATTACGATTCTTATACGTGATAAGAGAGAAGGCTTAATTGTTACTGACGTAGGAGAGAGAATTCTTGTTCATATTAGAGAAATATTGAATGGAATTGAGAAAATTGAGCAAGAAGTAGCAATGGAGAAAGGGCACGAAGTTGGGACGATTCGAATTGGGAGTTTTCCGAGTGCTTCTGCACATTTCTTACCCAAAATGATAAATCTTTTTAAGGAAAAGTATCCGAACTTAGAAGTCGTTCTTTGTGAAGGAACGATTAAAGAAGTTGAAGATTGGTTAGTATCGAGGGTTGTTGATATAGGAATTGTTATTTTGCCTAATAAAGATATGGAGATTGTCCCACTAACGAAGGGGAAAATGGTTGTTATTTTAAGAGAGGATCATCCTCTTTGTAAGAAGGACTCTATTACAATTAGTGATTTAGAGAATGAACCGATCATATTATGTAAGGGCGGATACGAACCACCCATTTTCGATATGTTTAAACAAGCGAATGTACCACTTCGGGCTGAGTATATAATTTCGACAGTTACTACAGCTTTAAATATGATTCAAGAAGGATTAGGGCTCGCAATTTTGGCTGAGTTATCTTTGACGAGTTTACCGAAGAATATACAAACGAGAGAATTGGAACCACAAGTATGGAGAGAAATCGCTTTAGCTGTTCCTTCATTAAAGGATTCTTCACTCGCCGTACAGCTATTTATTGAGGAATTCCAAGAGTTATTTGCAGAATAA
- a CDS encoding DMT family transporter — translation MTQLSRTKTAIILTFLVIMWGINWPLSKFALHYTPPVLFAGVRTLIGGFILLIFALPKYKQLNLKETWHLYFISSLLNIILFYGLQTVGLQYMPAGLFSAIVFLQPVLLGIFSWIWLEEAMYGLKIFGLILGFIGVGVISSSSLTGHISIIGVLLALGCAIGWALGTVFIKKTGHRVNAIWMVTLQLIIGGFCLIGFGSEFESWSNIAWSIPFVSVLLFISVFVIAMGWLAYFTLVGAGEASKVGAYTFLIPLIAIIVSSIFLHEAITISLFIGLLFIIVSICFVNIKPKTLAVGQQVEVK, via the coding sequence GTGACACAGCTTTCTCGAACAAAAACAGCCATAATCCTTACCTTTCTTGTTATTATGTGGGGGATTAATTGGCCTTTATCTAAGTTTGCCTTGCATTATACACCACCTGTTTTATTTGCAGGCGTTAGAACTTTAATTGGAGGATTCATCCTACTTATTTTCGCATTACCGAAATACAAACAGTTAAATTTAAAGGAAACTTGGCATCTATACTTTATTTCATCTTTACTTAATATTATTTTATTTTACGGATTACAAACTGTTGGACTTCAATACATGCCCGCCGGACTATTCTCCGCAATCGTATTTCTCCAACCTGTCTTACTCGGCATTTTCTCATGGATTTGGCTTGAAGAGGCAATGTATGGCTTGAAAATTTTCGGACTTATTCTTGGATTTATTGGTGTAGGGGTTATTAGTTCTAGTAGTTTAACTGGACATATTTCTATTATCGGTGTTCTACTTGCTTTAGGATGTGCTATCGGCTGGGCACTCGGCACAGTATTTATTAAGAAAACTGGACACCGCGTTAATGCCATTTGGATGGTAACACTTCAGCTTATTATTGGCGGATTTTGCTTAATCGGATTTGGTTCAGAATTTGAAAGCTGGTCTAACATCGCTTGGAGTATACCATTTGTAAGTGTACTACTATTCATCTCAGTCTTTGTTATTGCAATGGGATGGCTCGCTTACTTTACACTTGTAGGAGCTGGTGAGGCAAGTAAAGTTGGGGCTTATACGTTCCTTATCCCTCTTATCGCTATTATTGTAAGCTCTATTTTCTTACATGAGGCCATTACAATTAGCTTATTCATCGGACTTTTATTTATTATCGTAAGCATTTGTTTTGTAAATATAAAGCCGAAAACACTTGCTGTAGGGCAGCAAGTTGAAGTGAAATAA
- a CDS encoding YesK family protein, whose product MNDSWTIVILLLAVAALILFLFLIIRTLFPTKKYDKNLGLILIILSLLTIPISIFLIGGWAGMGVGVIAVFLFAAVIIALIANKFIKLPPPKKK is encoded by the coding sequence ATGAACGATTCTTGGACGATTGTCATCCTCTTACTAGCTGTAGCAGCTTTAATACTTTTCCTCTTTTTAATCATCAGAACGCTATTTCCAACTAAAAAATATGATAAGAATCTCGGATTGATTCTTATTATTTTAAGCTTATTAACAATACCGATAAGTATCTTCCTTATAGGAGGATGGGCAGGTATGGGGGTTGGCGTAATCGCAGTGTTTCTTTTCGCCGCCGTTATTATAGCTTTAATTGCAAATAAATTTATAAAACTACCTCCTCCAAAGAAAAAATAA
- a CDS encoding nitroreductase family protein gives MSATTTNLKEAIVNRRSIRKVTKSDAITKERIEEVLKTALHAPTSFNMQSGRMVVLMDGEHEKFWDIVKETLRSRVPAESFEATVERLKGFHAGVGTVLFFEDQATVEKMQENAPLYKDQFPFWSHQGNAMLQHTVWMLLSAEGIGASLQHYNPIVDAEVKATWNIPAEWSLVGQMPFGEPNEQPGERTFLPTEDVVKFY, from the coding sequence ATGTCAGCAACTACAACAAACTTAAAAGAAGCAATTGTGAACCGTCGTTCAATTCGTAAAGTAACAAAGAGCGATGCAATTACGAAAGAAAGAATTGAAGAAGTTTTAAAAACAGCTTTACATGCACCGACTTCTTTCAATATGCAAAGTGGCCGTATGGTTGTATTAATGGATGGAGAGCATGAAAAGTTTTGGGACATCGTAAAAGAAACGCTTAGATCACGCGTGCCAGCAGAAAGCTTTGAAGCAACTGTAGAAAGACTAAAAGGCTTCCATGCAGGTGTAGGAACAGTTCTATTCTTTGAAGATCAAGCAACAGTAGAAAAAATGCAAGAAAATGCACCATTGTATAAAGATCAGTTCCCATTCTGGTCTCATCAAGGAAATGCAATGCTACAACATACTGTATGGATGCTATTATCGGCTGAAGGAATTGGAGCGTCATTACAACATTACAATCCAATCGTAGATGCTGAAGTGAAAGCAACTTGGAACATTCCAGCAGAGTGGAGCTTAGTAGGACAAATGCCATTTGGTGAGCCAAATGAACAACCAGGGGAAAGAACATTCTTACCTACTGAAGATGTAGTGAAATTTTATTAA
- a CDS encoding Rrf2 family transcriptional regulator, with product MKISSRFSIAVHMLSILKNNPSSLCTSDYMAESVNTNPVVIRKIMSYLKQAGFVYVNRGPGGAGLLKDLHEITLLDVYHAVNVVEEDKLFHIHEQPNPDCPIGANIQAVLEVILIQAQSAMEEVLRNISMGQLFESLQEKMNV from the coding sequence ATGAAAATTAGTAGCCGCTTTTCTATAGCTGTTCATATGTTATCGATTTTGAAAAACAATCCATCTTCACTTTGCACTTCAGACTATATGGCCGAAAGTGTAAATACAAATCCGGTAGTAATTCGTAAAATAATGTCTTACTTGAAACAAGCTGGATTTGTTTACGTAAATCGTGGACCAGGTGGTGCGGGATTATTAAAGGATTTACATGAAATCACATTGTTAGATGTGTATCATGCAGTGAATGTAGTAGAAGAAGACAAACTATTTCACATTCATGAACAACCAAATCCAGATTGTCCAATTGGAGCAAATATTCAAGCTGTGTTAGAAGTTATTTTAATTCAAGCTCAATCTGCGATGGAAGAAGTTTTGAGAAATATTTCGATGGGGCAGTTATTTGAATCTTTGCAAGAGAAAATGAATGTGTAA